From the Argentina anserina chromosome 3, drPotAnse1.1, whole genome shotgun sequence genome, the window TATGGTTTTGGTATCCCCAGATCTGGAATTGGGTTGTTTTATTATCTATGATTTGTTAATGAAATCTAATGGGTAGTTGGATTTATGTTCATATCGTTGGTTGTTGATATTTCTTAGTTTCGTTTGTTTTTATGCCATGGGTTGCAGATTAAGTGAAAAACACAAGTTATGAACATGAAATTGAAAGTTTGGGACCAACAATAGGAGGGTTTTTCAGAGATTGTTGAGGAGTTGTAATGCTTATTTCAATCACTGTTTCTTTAGGCTCATCATTTGAGGCACTCTTAATGAATTGGGATGAGTCTGAGAATAATGAAATCAACATATAAACCTGTTTCTTTCGTTATGTTTATTTAAGCAGACATGGCTAGAGTTTTACACGGTTGCTTATTCTTGTGGTTTTGTTTAAAACGGTCTCAAGTACCATATGAAATGTAAGCTATGAACATTAGATTGAAAACTTTGGATTTCTATTGAGAGAAGCTAATACATGATACAGTAATTACAATcgcttttctttttccttaatTTTCTTAGGCCCTCTTCAATAAAGATGCAGGGCATGAGGACATAGAAATCTTTTATCTAAGGAGAAGACATCTCTAGAGTTTTACACAAAGTTCGTTTTCTTGTCCTTTGGCAACCTAATTTACTTTTGTGTGAATTTCTTTTGATATGAAACCCAATTTTTGGTTTGAGGGTTAGTCATCTACCACGGTTAAGAGACGTGTTTAATGCGACTccattttaaattaaataatatatattatcatgGTCACTTTAATTCTTTCATCATAGATATAGATATAATGCACATTCAAATTCAACTATATGTTTTACCCATCAAGTGAAAAGAATTATATATCATAGTTATCTGCTATCAACTGGTTCTTTGCTTTGCTTATTTTCATTGGTGAGCACTCACTGAATTACAatgtcatatatttttttgctACCGACAAAATTTGACTCatgttgttattattttgttttccttttttttgcttattgtcatatatttttttacaaaGATATATTCTGTCATATATTGGCTTTTAAGGGAAATCAGTGGGAGTGTTGTTAGTTATTTGTATCCTATTGTGGAGTTTTGATCTTCAGTATTATGCAGTTGAATGACTACTACCTGAATCActaatcttttattttttactctttttttAGGTCCTTATTGGTGGTTAGTTTCTGTATGCAAGGTTTGTGATTATGTTAATAAAGTtgtgttttcttcttcttttgtcaTATGTAaatttaggaaaaaaaatgtggGTGTGCAGTAAAGTTCAGTTTAATTGAGTTAACAATTATATATGAGACGATGTAATCATACTATTGTTTTTCTGATATGCATATCATCTGTTTTTTTGGCATATATCAACAGAGGCAGATGAGTTTGTCCTCGTGTTATTTGATTCCAATAGCTatctattattattttctttgatcATAGAACACAATTACTGCTCAGTTCAGTGAAACCGTACAGAGATTTCCATATCTTTAAACTGATGCACATTGGCTTATTATAACTTTAAAGTCAGCGAGGCAATAATATGAATTTGGTTGTTTCATGCGCACATTTGTATTTTGGCATTTGGAGCTGCAATAAAAGTTTTCCAGACTCAAATCAAAATGAGCAATAAACCATGAAAAGTGAATTTGAGGATGTTGAGATGAAGTAAATATTAATGCAAAATATTGTAATGGCGTTTTCTTGGTTGTATATTTACACTTGATAATAGCTTGGTTTGGTTGGGTGCACTGAGTAGTGGATTCAAAGCATTTTCTACTTCTATATATGTGGGTTAGTCATGTTTGACATTTCTAATTTTGCAAATATAGGCGATAgtatcaaaaacaaaatgattgGAGGGGTAGAGCTTGGTTGCTTCTGAAATTTTCTGATCGGTGTTCTCTTCATCCTCTATGTTACATATTTGTCACTTTTTTTAGTTCTGCATTTAATTTTGTGCTTAAATAGTTGTGTGGCTATATGGGGGCAGTCACATTTGTAAAATACTTATGAATTATCATTCCTAATTCTTAAACCATACCAGTTCATTTTAACATGATATAGAAGGATTTTACCTAATGTAGAGTTTGCAATTTAGCCCCTACGCAAGGTGGGGGGAGCCAAATGtaataaagaaaaatcaagCAATGGTGAAatgtatttgtataaatgtatGGTATTTGTACTCTATTTTGTAGTATGTAAAATAATGGGACCACATTTCTATTTGGGAACACTTAAATTAATTGTTGCATTTAGCAATAAGAACACTAGCAAAAGGCACATTTTAACACAAATGTCCCTATAGCTCAAATGACACAAATATATGTCTCTATAGGTAGCAAAATGGACATTTGTTGTAGCAAATGAGACATTTAACAAATGTCTCCTTATGCCAtattttttgtagtgttacTGGTTTATTGACTATGAGTTATGAACATCTTGATCGCAATTTTTTAAAACTTACTattgatattcaataatttCGTTCTCATATGATATATGTATCCCAGTTGTTGCAGGCAAAGATataaatttttgtttgttaGTATGTACAAAATGCAAATAATCGTTGAAACTCAATGAACTCCGGCTTGCTCAGAGTTAAGTCAGTTAACTAACCGAGGTAAAGTTAAGCTTCCCCAAAATTGAAtaattcaaattttgaattccGTGCAATTGGAGGGTGGGGTGGATCCGTGGATCCCGCTTTTTCCTAATGTGTAAAAGTTGAAATTCCCGCTCTTTTCCCAGCTCATCGATCCGCACCTTTTCTTAATAACTAATCCGAGAACACCACGTGGTTCTCAGTAAACAGTTCCCAATTCCATCTTACTTGATTACATCTGACGGACCATATTCACCACGTCACCGATCCGcgccttctcttctcttccaaTAGAAACACAGACCAGCCTCCTATATAAACACAAGACCTAACCACCAATTTCAGCAccacaaaaatctcaaatcgtCGATCTCAAAACTCCTGAAAACTTCAATCTCATTTGAGAAATATTCCAAATGGCTCCCAAAGCAGAGAAGAAGCCCGCCGAGAAGAAGCCGGCCGAGAAGGCCCCAGCAGAGAAAGCCCCGGCGGAGAAGAAGCCCAAGGCCGGCAAGAAGCTCCCCAAGGAGGCCGGAGCCGCCGCCggagacaagaagaagaagaggaacaaGAAGAGCGTGGAGACCTACAAGATCTACATCTTCAAGGTCCTCAAGCAGGTCCACCCAGACATTGGGATCTCCAGCAAGGCCATGGGCATCATGAACAGCTTCATCAACGACATCTTTGAGAAGCTTGCTCAGGAGTCGTCCAAGCTCGCAAGGTACAACAAGAAGCCAACGATTACTTCTCGGGAGATCCAGACCGCTGTGAGGCTTGTGCTTCCTGGTGAGTTGGCCAAGCACGCTGTTTCGGAGGGAACCAAGGCTGTAACCAAGTTCACTAGCTCTTGAAGGGTTTGACTGTGGATGGGCTCTTGGGGTTTTGTCTTACTATGGATCTAGGGGTTTGGGAAGTAAGGGTTAGTGGGTTTTGGTATTAGTATTTGTTCAGTTTCTGAATTTGATGCTTTGGATGGTTGTAAATTAAGTACTGATTTTGTTCAGGTTCTGTTGAAAATGAACATGAATGCTACACAAAATTTCGCCAAGTTGATTAAGTACTGATTTTGTTAAACAATAGTTCAAGTTTGCATATGCTGGTTTGCGTAAACCACTCGCTCAGATGCAAACTTGAACTattgtttagggtttatgcTGGTGCGGTGCTTTTATACTGGTGTGGCAATGTCAAGGAGGCCTTGCGAGACTACGTATAGGAAGCTGTGAAGATCACAACAAACAAGATTCCAGACTAACTCGTTCTCATAATAAGGAAGCAGATGAAGGAAATATATGTGATTCTCAAATATGTACTCTTATTATTGAGGCTTTCTGTTACTGTTTACAGTAACATTTGAAAGGATTTTGTACTGTACTTTTGATTTTCTGACTAATCAGAAATCAGAACCTCCACCAAGATTAAAGCTATGAATCTGATAGCCATTCTTTAACTCCATCACGGTtgcatttttttcattcttctaGCAATTTCTCCTAAAACTTATCTCGGATCGGTGAGCTTCTTTAATCTCTCTATGGTTTTAGTGAAGAACTTAAGCCACAGTCTGCTTAAAGTCTCCGACTCACAACGCAAATATTGAACTTGAATTGGTAGGGTGCGCCAAACCTTCTAATAGTGCAACACAAGGATGACACGTGCAGTCCCAATAGCAAGCTATTGTGATGGACAGCCcgttataaaaattaatttaatatcGTGTGGATCATTGACCCACATATCAGATATTAAACTGATAAGAACAGATACTACACTTGATCTTAGCCAAAAGGCCGAGAAAGGTATGCATTTTCCAGAATCGTGCTTCTCTTTTTATACTCTCTTGGGCATACATACTGCTACACAGCTGATGTGGGACTTAAACTATTACAGTTGACTCCACTATTACAATCGACGCACATTAAGATTAATGTTCTACACCATCTTAGCCTCTTAAGCAATAGAGAATTTAGTGCACTCATATTCGATATCAAttggaaagaagaagatatatttCTTTGTGTGTCTGTGACATTGAGAAGTGATCGAGAGGCCCACAGACACAAAGAGAAACAAGGCTGCTGCTCATGTTATAATTAAACGGTAACATAGATACATAACACTCTTTCCTTAGTTTTGATGCAATGCATCATACAATCTTTGAATTTAGGAACAGATAGTTCATGGATTTTTTTCCATCTTGTCTGTCTGCAAATACCAATTGTTCCCAAGTGTGTAACTGTGGacattttatataaaattcaTTGGTAAGAATGTCTTTAAGGACATGATATACAGTACTCATGAGGGCAGAGTTCGTTGTCCTTTAGAGATAGTAGTGGAACTGAAGCTGTATAAATTTAGCTTCAGTTTACAAGAGCACAATAATAGTTGATCAATATGCTTAATTAAGTTTAGTTTACTAGTAAGAGTTTTCAATGCAAATTGCAGCGAGAATACACAATTAAGAGCAAGCAACTAATTTAACATTTAAAATCAGTGTATCAAATGCAGTAGTgaatccatatatatatagacttaCTTGAATAACCTTCAGCCAACGAGTTGACATCCAGATTATGAGGAAACAAACCAGCACCAATTCCTTGGTTTTCACATCACGTCGACATGTTCATGCATACTACTTTCCCAGATATATATTCACAGTTACCACTCATCTAGGTGGACAACGGCTCAGACACAATAGAATAGCAAGAAGTAGCAATTTCAGTCATTCCACACAAGCGCAAGGGAATAGCGATTTCATGCTCAAGAATTATTAGGTAAGATTTAACCACTTGGCAGTTTCATGCAAACGCTGTGGAATAGAAATTTCATGCAAATATTGAAGTGTATGCTATCAGGTGTTTGACTTAATTAATATAGCTCCTCAACCTTAGAGTATAACTCCCTTAAAGTGTTTGCCATTTTCTGTATGATCCCTTCAGCTCGAAAGCTCGCAGCAAAACTCTTCTTTTAAGACTCATTGGAGATGGCATGCGTAGCTTACGCTTGTAGCCTCAGTGGGGGAAGGATGAATATCAATCCAATGTTGGTAGGCTCAAAATATCAGTTTTACTGCAGTAATCAGGCAAATCAGAAAGTCGCCATAAGTAGCTGCTTGCTACTTTCTCTTGCATGTGAAGTTAAGTTCAATTTGTAAATTTAAGCCATCCACATTTGAGGATGATCGACCCACGAGACAAGGCCTTTCCATATCTAAACTTGATATCCTTGGAAGCACAGAACTGCATATTATCATCTAAACAAATTATCTATAAATAGAATAAGAACATTTCAGATCAAGTCTCGCAGATATGGTGTCATATATAATAGCATGAGTAAATCCAAGGTAAAATAAATGTTGTTTCTTGCTTTTCcaataaaaagattaaaaaatgAGCTGCGGAGTATTCCAAAAGTGAAAACCCTGAAGCTGATTAATGTCAACTTGTGGACATTACGATAACATAAACTTTTAAAACCAGATTGAAATGTTCATCACTCTTGCAAACTGACCAAAAAAGCAGTAAAGTCTAAAGCGTAAGCTTTCAACGCCTTGAGAGCAAGCTTGAGGTTTTTTGCGCGcttcataaaacattgataGCAGCATGCCATCTTTAATGGCCGGCCTTATAAGGTCAAAACCAGTAACAAAGGTCATTTGCCCAATTTTGAAGCACATGATATCTGGAAAGTAAATGCTGACCATATTGTACCTCAGAGAACTGAATAGTCATAAATTCTATGCACTATTGATTGatattaattgaaatcttataGAAGGTGGAAGTTTTTACTCATATAATTGTGAAAGAAATACAAAGAGGATGTTACTTGAGTTATAAATATATTCTCAAGTTGATCTATACAACCCCAAGTGCGAAGATATTCCTAGTCTGTGCTCCCAAAGCTCCCCTCTCTTTGTGAGTTGTATAGGACTCCCAACTTCGTATTTACActtcatatacatatataatgtgtTAAAAGTAATGCAAAACTGCGGAACCGTGACAAAAAATTAGACTCAACTTTGAGGGGCACCCACAGAGGTGCACCCTTCCAAAAATAGGCGTATGCCAGTTAAAGCGCCGCGCACACGGTATTCTTTAGTAAAAGGCGAAAGAATAGTTCGCTATGTGCTCAACGCATGGCTCCGTGGGTTTTCACAGGGCAAGATGCTCCAAATTATACCACTCGCACTTGACTGTTTTTCCCTCTTTCTCCAGTGTGGGATATATGCCTCAAACTATTGATCCTGCTCTCAGTTCTCCACCTACACTCACCCTTTTCAGGGAGGTAAGAGATGCTGTTGAATGTTGATATCGTAATTACAATAAACAAGTCAATTGCTTCTACGTGTAATTATGTAGGCTTAGTTGTTACATAGAAACACACGCATATACGAAATTATTATCATATTTGATCCAAGGTCAACTGATGTGTTGGTGTATCTGTATACAATGGGAGATAGCTCCAAGTACGTACAAGGCTACTTTGCCTTGACTTCTGGACGTATCTTTTATTTTACATAGATACTGATCGATATCTGAACACGAGAATCATTCGAGAGTTTCTCAGTGAGTCAGTGATGGTCATGGTCATCAAAGACCATAGTTTAGTATCTTTGAAGAAGAAcaaaccgtcggaatttttggtaaatcgaaaacatcactattatgccataagggaggacctattacaaatatgcgaacgccgaaagccgtttgcatatatgaaatcacctaatttttgttacttatcatgcggggtcgcactgaagaaatctatttggcaaagccccggtcaatgaggttttattatgtaaaaacgcctcttttttggttgaccgtaggtacgaacggtcaaaccatgtccaaaatggacgaaatttttacgtggttcctaaatatatataccaatcacatctgctggtgtcgatcgaccatatttcaaattagagtcgacgatcacctaagtgtcaactaatgtatcataacctttatattaggtttaaaataaaactatcgcattatgaagcgactatatgaaggaaaattctagggatcgatcgataccagctgatgtgatcgttatatatatttagtgaccctataaaaatttcatccaattcggacctcatttaaccgtcggaatttttggtaaatcgaaaacatcactattatgccataagggaggacctattacaaatatgcgaacgccgaaagccatttgcatatctgaaatcacctaatttttgttacttatcatgcgcggtcgcactaaagaaatatatttggcaaagccccggtcaatggggtttcaatatgtgaaaacgcctcttgtttagttaaccgtaggtacgaacggtcaaaccatgtccaaaatggacgaaatttttacggggtccctaaatatatataccaatcacatctgctggtgtcgatcgatcatatttcgaattagagttggcgatttcctaagtgtcaactaatgtatcataacatttatattaggtttaaaataaaactatcacattatgaaggaatcaagacggctaaataatgcgcctcttatacattaggtcaattaGGTTAGAAATTATGTGCGGCTGTGAGACCgaccacactatttttttattaaaaaaataataataatgtaaaattataaatatgacaaaatgatgtccttttgtaacgttgaccattgactttgggttgttcgggtcggttcggttttgaagggactgaacccaaaacccaacccaaatagaatcggttcggtttggtttgattcgggtttcggtttgttcggattcggtttgagttcgggtccggtttttttcggttttcgggtcagtttgtccacccctaaACCTAGCTATAAAGCCAAACCTCATGATAGCTGTACGCCACAgttttatcattttcataaTATGTTGCTACAAGAAAACACAGAATTCCAGAACTACAGAGAAATAATAAAAAGGTTATACATATTGCAGATTTGCAGAATAAATACATAGGATTGGTTCAATGGTATATGTCATACTTGTCTCATACATGATAACCAATGTAATGATACTTCATAGGCATTAGGTACACACATTTTGTAACAGAGAGAACAGaacagagtaatgaatcataTATATCGGAATTAAGGTGATGATCCTAGCCTTCCTACTTCCACACCCACCCAGGACACTGAAACTTGCATCAAGAACTTACTAAACTGGGAAATTGTAAGAATTGAGTGGATCAACAGAAGGAATGcggaagaaaaatgaaaacggCCAGGGAAGAGCAATTTAAGACCAATCAAAGCAGCATCATGATCAGCCTCGGCTTCTCAACATCATCACAGTAGTATAATGGAGGCTGAGACAGCCCCGGCCAATGAGCTGCAGATATCGCTGTGGATGTGCTCCTCAGATGCTCAAAGAAAGAATAGCTGTAAGACCACATCGTTCCCAAGATTCAGAAGCACCCAGCTGGATAAAACTCGGAAGCAGAGAGGGGTGGTTCGGCTGCTTGGCCAATTTGCACTGAAGCAACGTGATGCTGTAAAAATCCAAAAAGTGTATGAATTCATTCGGCATGCATAGGAAAATAGTGTTGGCTGTTAGGTAAGAATAGAAAGCAGAAATCATAGTGATGCAATGATGCCTAATTCCTATAATATGTGTTAGAATGACTCAACCTTCTCCTCTAATCCAGCCTCTGCCTCAAATCAAATCATGATTGATTTCCCTTGATTGTTATGATTATGTTGTAATTGCATATCAGTAGGGATAGCAATGCAATTGTAGATGATTGCTCCTTTAATTACTCTCTTGTAACGGCAGTAATATACTGCTATATATTTGTACATGTCTATTGAGAATGTATTGGAAATCACTTTCTACAATAAGATTCAACTTGTAATCGACAAATGTTTTTCCATATAAATCGAGTTGTGATCCTGGACAAAGGCCTACTATTTTGGTTGTAGCATGATACTATCTTGAATGTAACAGTAAGGCATCTGAACTATTGAATGATAAGACAACTCCAAGACATGTTTATTTGTTGATGCAATTTCGTATGCAATTTCTCTCTTTACCAGACAATGTTTTTGGTAGATTGTTCATAAATTAAGAACCGATTTGAATGTAACCTTTTCATATATTGATATACATAGCAAATTAGCAATGCTGCAACACTAGTGGTTTAAATATAAAACATGATAGGTGAAGGTTTTCCTAGAGTATACAAGAGTCTAAATGAGAACAAAATTGTTGCGTTTAACTAACCGAGTCAGTAAAAGTGAGCAAGTACTTGACaattgacatggtagtgttaACACATTTCACACGAGCTTGTTCATTTTAGATATTTGAGCCACATATAAAGGCAACCGGAAATTTAGGGTATCACTAAGACAACTCTTTTATgtataagagaaaaaaataattaggtgGATTGGGTCAGCCTGTATCACAGTCGTCCTATAAATCAATCACAAAAACATACCTCCACGGAGAAGGATTGGTATTCATGCCTTGAGTCGTTTGAAGAATGATTTTTTGTTAGAGCTACCACTTGCATCTTCCTCTGCCTCCTCCGAGAGGCAATATTCACGACTCCGCTTCATGATCTGTGCTGGTGGATTGAGCAAGTTTTTCAAATCTTGCTCATACAATAATCGGGCTCCACACCTCTGCACACAATTCGAGCATGGAATACGAACAAACATGCTATTATTCCAGTcatcaaaatatgttttgaatgAGAACCTAATAGAGTAGCTTGTGGTATCCTGGACTTGAGCACGAGGCATAAAAGACACCCAAAGATGGTCTCCCATCATCATATTGTGAACTTTCCCAGACATAAGCAGCTGGTGTTCTGAATCAATATTGTGTCTATCACCAAGACCAGGCAATGAACATTCAATTAATGAATCATTATGCACAAGTTTGTCAGCATCTTTACGAACGGGAAATACAACACAAAAGACAATGCCAATCCACTGAGATCGACATGCTTCCCCGTCCGGAGGCAGCTTCACAGTCAATGAGTCTCCCTCGCTTTGAATATCAAACCATTCTGAAATTTTACTTCCAGGACTCACGATTTTGAAATATTCCCCGGAATTTATGAATTGCTATATCAAAGGAACAAATATGCATCGTATCAAAAATGGAACaaaaatgcatgcatgttcaaaacaga encodes:
- the LOC126786033 gene encoding histone H2B-like, which codes for MAPKAEKKPAEKKPAEKAPAEKAPAEKKPKAGKKLPKEAGAAAGDKKKKRNKKSVETYKIYIFKVLKQVHPDIGISSKAMGIMNSFINDIFEKLAQESSKLARYNKKPTITSREIQTAVRLVLPGELAKHAVSEGTKAVTKFTSS